The nucleotide window ACCTCTGACGGTTCcaaaaaaatgttcatttattttttatttcatttagccaTAAGGGGGAAAAACATTTCAGCGAAgagttcttaaaataaaaaaataaccagaGCGAAGAACATTTTTTCTATTGTCAAGAACAGCGCAAAGGCTccgtggatgttaaaggttcttcgtaGAAACATCAATGCAAAAgaacaacctttatttttaagtgtatggCGGAAACTAGCCTCGTTTGTCGAGGTGACCTATTTTTTATATcacaaaaatcaaaatcaaaacctAGTAGTGACGAAAAATAACacagtaaattaaaaacaaaacagtaataaaTCAAATGAAACCGAATCAAAGGAAATGGACAGGGGATCATATGCTAATGACGAATTTAAAAAACAGACCgttttaataaataagaaaacgGATTATTTTAGGGTCCGACTGATATTGAAATAATTCAGTTCTCCTCATGGTAAGAGACTCACTAGGCCTGTTCGTAATTGAAAACGCTCGCAGTATAATAAATAAACGTAGGCTATTAAGACAACGCTGCTATAAAAAGGTCAATAGGACCTATAATCGATCATTACAGGGAGTTtaagcaatgcaaaaacagcaCAAGATCTTACTGTGATCTAAATACACAAACAGGTCCATTTCAAATGAAAGCACAAGAAGTCTGGACACCTCATAGGAGGacagtttcatttatttttgaacaCGACAGAAGCAAAATCTATCAAAATACCTGTATATTTACACTTGATCTAAACTATTGATGACATCTGCTGTTGATGCCCCCTCTCCAGATCATGTGATAAAAGCCCTTTTCACTTTAGACTTAAGAAGGCAAGATATTAATAGTTAAATAAACAATGCATAATATTGTGCTTCCTTTACACACACACCAGTGTAACAAAGAATGGTAAAGTCTGAGTATGTAGATTTAGGATCATAAGACTCACAACACACAACAACACTTTCACAGGCAGCACCCCGGGCAGTTTACAAGTGAGTTACAGTAAAACAATGGGAGATACATTCTGGAAGGATTTCAAGGAAGGGATGTGAACTGAGATTTCGAAAAGGTGCAAAACTCATACAATTTCTATCACGATTGATGTGCCTCGATGATTTACCAACCCTGTACAACCGTTGTTTCTTCAGTGGAGCACAGAGGAAGATATTTTAGGGTTCAAACACCTTCGGACCTCATTGACAAAAGACGTTTATCAAAATCCTCTCAACTGCTTttgagtaaatgacgacagatTTCGactgaaccatccctttaaaccCTGAAGAACTCGGATTACTTGGGTAACAGCAatgttcaaaaaaagaaaaatgaattcaCTAGAATTTAGTGGTTAGATTCTGCTTACTTCAGCCGTCTTTCACAGTAAAGACTCCTCTGCTGGCTGAGAAACAGAACAGCACTACCGATCAAAGGTGTTGGACTTTCTGCTCTCATAATACATTACAGTCTCCCACTAGCCAAGAGACAAGAGCAGCTTAGCTTATCTCCGCACCCCTCACACCTGGACAGTTGTTGGAGAGGTCATCTCCTGAATCTGCGGAACGGCTTGTGGTAGGGCTGGGACCTCTTGTCTCTTTTATCGGAGGGTTTGTTGTAGATGTACGCAGATGGGCCAGTATAGTCATCTGGGTTTTCTTCCATCAGCTGCAGCTTGGCTTCGATGGCACGGATCTTTGCATTAACGCTTTAAACCCAAGAGGAAAGGGAATcgagagaaaagaaaagagcatTAACCTTTTTATCCAGTCCAAATGGGTCACTTTCGTCAATGTGAGCTCAGGGCCATTTGGAGAGGGAACAGTTGAGAACGAAAACAAAAACAGGAGGGAAAGTCAACAGGAGAGATTCGAAACATGGAAGAAAATAATGGCAACTGAGAGATTTTGAGTGGTAATGTCTCAAACCCTAGTGTGGATGGCAGCTCCTCGGCGTCGCTGGACGAAGGCTCTAAACTGGCAGGCACATTTTTGTCTCCTCTGAAGGGTTCAAACTTCTGAAAGGCAAAAAACACACACCAGGATGGATACAAGACAACATGCACTAAAGGGTTGTATAACTTGCTGGGCCTTTAGTAACTTCAACTAATTTGGTTGCTTTAGAGACCGGGAAAAAAACAAGAGTTGGCTGCTTATTAGTCATATGCTCCCTTGGAATAGTGTGGGAAAAGTTGGGCTATGCAACATCATAAACATTCATTCCACTCAAAAACGTCCATCCAACAACCCTTGCGAccatgaggatgatgatgatagcTCTTGGGAATCTGTGGGGAATAAAAACAAAGAGATTTGATTAGAGTCTAGAAAATTATTTACAACTGGCTTAGACTTTTATTTAGGAATTTAGGATTCTAATGTATCGAAACACAATTAAAGACACTTTGAAGCTGCTTTAACGATGCATTCAACTTCCATAATGAGACACGTTTATTGAGTTGAATTGGATATTAGGTGTCAAATAGTGTGGGCTGGGACTCGTCTCTGTTTTAGGATGCGGGAATTTTATCTGCTTGGATTGGTTTTGTTTGAATAATAAAGAGTTTGCCAATGTTGAGAAGAGCTTGTTGTTCCAGATTCCTAAACTGAAGTAAGCTTTGGCTTGAACATACGCAAATTATACTTTAAATCATTCATTATGAGAGTTGCTCTTACTTTTCGAAACAATCAGACCTGTTGGATGATAAAACAGGTATCAAATATCAAGTACTTTTGAAGTACTTTGATTTGTTtcctcaataaaataaatacaaagtgtgacttatagtccggaaaatacggtatatatatatattttatttagtttagccTGCATAGCTTTTGTTACAAAAGCAGAAAATCTTatctaaaataatgtaattaatttatgaGTACATTTTGCACATTGAGACCAATGACAAGTAAATATAACTTCTgtaaaaccacttttttttttttaaatacagaaaacCATAAAGCAATATTCTAACAGCCTGCCTCTGACCTTTTAGGTTACAATCATTTAACTTCTGTTTATTTTCCTTTAGATCGCTGCACTCCACACAAACAACTACGTATAAAGAGGaagccatttttttaaatgcaccacATTTATCAGAGCGCTTCTCTGAACCAGAGGCCTTCAAAGGGCACAGCTGATAAAAACCCAGTGCGGAAGAATACACGCAGGGCCTTCCCAGACCAATCCAACACTTTCACCAGCCTCACAATGAGCACAGTGTTGGGTTAGCTGCTCAAGAGGACCTGGGACCAGACCGGTCTTCTGCTACTTGTTGTCAACAACTGTGCACTGTTGACCTTGACCCCGGCCTGGTGTCCCGCTCCCATCAGACGGGGAGGGGCAGAGGGGTGCGATTCTCAACCATACAGGATTTCCTCACTCCCAGCGGCAGCTGCCTATTGTTAAGAAGCCTGGCAGCCTCAGGAGCCCCTCACTATGGCTCAACTATACATGTGATCCATGATCTTCATGGTCTGTTTTGTTGTAGCAGAACCCAGATATTCCACTGAACAACAATAGAAGCATTTATTAATGTCAGTGATGGACTGAAGTTAACGGCATGATGCTACAGTGTTTTTAGGTTGTTGctttgtggttgctaaggtgctcTGAGTGTTGCTAGGATGTTTTGAGTGGTTACTGGGTGGGCTTAATGGCCCAAGTCAAAACAGCCCACCCTCAAGTCTACATGGCAGCACACTTTTCTGGATGTGCTAGTTAAATGCTGTTTAAACCCACCATGTGTGAGACTTTAGCAGTGGATGTTTTTCCATGGAGTGTTTTTCATGAGCGCAGtatcaaaatatgaatatttattatggACAATGGCGTAAAAAATGGTAAACGTTGGCCTGTGCGTTGTTTGTTGCACTGTCATTGCTACAAATACGGACGCATGAAAACAACGACGACTGGTGGAAAAGTAATTAGCATTGTGTGGTATTAATTTTCACACATAAAAATGATTAATCAAATTACTGGGTTCACTGTTGGTCACAATCTTCTTTATTTATACAATAGCATTCAaagatttggggtcagtaagtgttttttcttgttttgtttttttttcttagcaaggattgattaaatttataaaaaatggcatttgtaatgttacaaaatatttgtttcaaataattaaattctttaaaaatttcaatgcacaaaaaatattaaacagcaagaatagtttttaacattgtaaaagcagcagatcagcatatcagaatgatttctgaaggaacatgtgagACTTGAGTAAtgctttacattacatttacatgctCTAAAtttcaaacattacattttaaaatatattacaaatgatgttatttttaaattgtactaatatttcacaattaagaCTCCTAATATTACACTTCTTTATAAGGCAACCTCTGTGAGCATAAGATATTAAGATTATCATACTGATCCTAAATCTTTGAACAGAAGTTTATCATTTCTAATACATATTTTTactgtggggaaaaaaatactaaagtAGGATTAAAAAACAGAATCAAgaagttttaattaaattttttcatttttttaatcaagctaaaaaaaaaaaacaattatcaaaattaaatgtgcaattatttcaaatgaagtaaatattatttcaaataaatgctaattttatttgagcaatgttatgttttatttactatttttaaattaaattgtgttatgtttttttatatgctTTATAACAGCCAACCTGctctcaaaaatataaaatatcacacaacaaaaaatgaaaaccCACATGACATTCAGTTTGAACAAGGCCTATGATATTTTGGTGTCTAGATAAGGCTTTTCTTCAATACaactttaattttgtattttgtcCTGTTTTATCATTCTTAAGGCGAAAGTCTGATCGATTAAAACAAATGGGTAACGTTCTTTTAAGGTcccattctcactattaactagtttcttATTCGCATGcacattactagcatattggctgtttagtAGGACTTAAAGCACAtaataatgccttattctgcatgaacatATTTTATATCCCTTAATCCAACCCAAAACCTTATGAACTATTAATAAGAAGCAGATTGTGTGTTCCCCATTCTCATGCGATACCCACCTTTACCTGAGCATGAGCCCAACGCACCACTAGCTTCTTAGAAAGAGCCAATTTTCCATTCAGACACTGAATAGCCCGTTCAGCCTCCTGTGATGGACAGAAAACACTGATGATCACAAATGTTATGCTTTTATAATGACCACAATCCTGCCTGCATCTATTATCAAGTCACTATACTCTTCTAAAACGATCAGGATTAGAAGAGTTTGATGCCTATTTCTGAAATCCTCTATTAGTGCTGTGCTGTTCAGAGATCGTCTCTGAAGTGTCTGGATTCTGAACCttcctgtgtgtttgtttgctacTTTCTAGTTTCTGGCTGTTGCTGGAAGCATGGCGTAATGATAGGGAACAATAATGGCTGATGATGGATCACTAGTTTTCCAAGCTCTCACGAAGGGCGTGAATGAGATCTGTAAACACACATTTCCTCTTCAACAACACCCTTGGGACTGCCTCATATTACCCTCCAGAGAGCCAACGGTTCCTTATCTGCATCAGCTGTCTGGGTGCCTCTTAAAGACTTGCATATCATTACTGGATCAAAACTGAACAGTGATTAATTCTCAATGTTGTAAAGAAGAACGAAGAGAACCTCTTTGGTGTGGAAGTTGACGAAGCAGTATCCTCTCGGCTGGCCCTCCAGAGGACCGGACTTGTGGAACAGGAAGTCAAACTGCTTCACTTTGCCAAACTTCTCCAGGAGCTTCACTAGGTGGTACCTGCAGGAACACAGAGTGATTTTATTTTGAAGGTTAATTGCCTTTTATCAACATACTTGCAAAAATAGGGGTTCAGCAGTCATCATGTCATGACTAAGGACACTGGAATTATGAGCGATTGTAATCATAAGGCTTCCTTTAACAAATGGCACTAATAATTGTACAGACCAAGAATTAAAAAATGAGTGATTAAGGCCACAAGGGAATAATGCATGTCATGGTGTCATAATTCTTTGTAAGCAAGGCTTGATCAGAATGACAGGGCTCTTTACACCTTTTTAGCTGCTGTAAATCTTTTATTCACACAATACAACGGATACAGCAGAGGGATATAAAAAAGCGGAAGACTGAATTCCCTGAAGAGTTTCATTAAAGACAAACAATGACGACGAGTACAGCTTCTATAACCTGCTGTCATGGAAGCAATACATCCCTTATTATTGGGAAAAACAGTACTGgttattttgttaattaatgAAGGGTGATAGAGTTGAATGtcattttggaccccactgacttacAACGTAGAccaaaacagctgaaacattcttcaacagctctttttttgtgttccatgaaagaaagaaagaaagaaagtgatagCAATGTAAGACAGGTGAATTTGAAATGTTGCAAGCCAGATTCAAATTCACAATGCCCACATGGTCACCAAGGTTCAACGTGAAATGGCATTTGCAACTCATTAAATTCCAAATGTGACATATTTCCAAGTGAAACTGAGATGTGCATCCATTGGGAATtgatttgtgaaaagtgggtgttGCATACCAATACCGGCTTGGCGTGGTCTCTATATGAATGAAAGCTGAGAAAGAAAATAGAGGGTTTGGTGACATCAGCCAAAAAAGAATCTCTAGTAAAAGAAATTCTTCAATAGAGCTAGAGAACTCTTGTAAAATAAGAATAATGAATTTCTTTCCAAGAGAACTTCACGCTGAACCTGTGCTATTCAAACAAAGAGAGCTTCGTGCAAACAGTCTTCTTCCAACAACCACGTTCACAGCATTCGAGAGCAGTCTAGCATGCAGTCTGTGCATAAAAGACAACGTTTGCAAGTATCCTTGCTTCTGCATGTTCACCTGTACGTCATCCGAACCGTTAACATTTCATGTGACTGAACGCTGCATGAACACAACTCCATTTGCACCTCACGTTGTTGGAAAACAACATCTGGCGAAAGAAAAGTCAAGGTTCACTGAcatgatgtttgttttttgttgttgttgtttttttcggtCCAAATCTATGAATttatcaaaaacacacaaaaagtctATTTCTATAAACAATTACTTGAAAAACAGGTTTTTCATAAAAGCGGTATTCATCTAAAACAATTTAGagcataaataacattaaaaagtggTACGTGTACTGCATTAGGCTAActacttgtcatagcacttgcttatcattgctcttttgttgattctgattgcttccattgtcaccatttgtaagtcgcttcagATAAAATTGTATGCTATATGACTAAAAGTATATAACGTGTAACAGATCTGCTATTATAATGAAGAAGAAAAGTCTCTTAAAAAGGATGAAACTCTTGAATAGAAAACTTCACGTGTTGGCGCCTGGAGCCTGGGCAGAGCACTGACATAGAGCGTTGTTTTGCAAAGAGCATCCCGAGTTTGAATCCCGTCTCGAGGACCTTTGCCAATTTCACCGCCCTGTCTTATTATAAAGGCAAaaatgccaaaaaataaaaaatctgtcatgAGGTGCAACCAGTGTGCAGAAACATGAAGGGGAAAATCAGGATATGGTATCAAACTCATATCAGTGTGTCAAGGTCGAAGTGCCTACTTGTCGTTAAGATTCAAGTAAATATAAAGCAACTTGTCGCTAGTGTTGGCATCTTCTTCAGTTATTCATCTTGACGTAATGGCATCACATGGGCATCCCTGAAACCAAAATCTAAAGATTGAGTAATGCAGCTCAGGAAGACGTTCAAGCACTTCCTGCAGCTGGGAAAGCTACCGAACTGAGAATCAAGAGCATGCTCAAGACATGCTGGGGATAAACAACAATCCATTTGTGGAACTTCTTACTATATTGTTGTTCTTCCAGCATGACAGCCAGAGCGTCTGGGAGTTGCCGCCTGCACCAAGACGAGGAGATGCCGGGgatttctttattgttttggatGGTTGAGGTTATTTTTAATCCTGGAAAGGTAGGAACGCAGATAGAACTGGGGGTCCTGGCTTCGGTATTAATGTTTTCCCCTCCTCTCCCAGGAGCTTTTCTCCAAGTAGTACTTTGCACTTTCCCAGCCACCACCCTTTCAAGCTACGACCACGGGATCTTCCTGACTTGCCACAGATTGAAGCATTGATAGTGTCCCGATTCAAAGGGACAacctgtaggttttttttttcagaccacaATGCATGCCCCCAGAGAGCCACAAAATGTGCAGTTTGGGAGGAAGAAGGGGTCCGTCCAAGGAGCTTGGAGTATTTTGTGAAGTGTTGACTTGAGCCAAGCATGTCATCTGTTCGGGCCAAAGAAGTCGGACCCCTGCCCACCCACCTGCAGCGTCTCCCATTTCAGTATCCTAACCCAAACCTTGAGAAACGTTTAGCAGAACAGAATCAAAAAAACAGCACGGATATCAAGGTCAAGGAGCGATTCCAACAGACACGTGTCTATTTCAGATGACTGGAGGGTGTGGTCTGAGGCCAGTGCTGTTTTCGTCCTCGGCCGTCCCATCGGATAGGCCTCCTGTTCTCTTCTGCCAATGTAACGGACAATGCAAAGCAGGCCTCCAAACTCACAAACAACCTGCGGCACATGGTAGATCCATCACCGGCTCTAAATGGGCCCCAGCGGAGCATGGACAGGTCAATATGTCAGCCTGTTATTACGACAGCAGCCCCTGCTTTGTGTGAACGGCTGTATCCGCCACAGGTCTCAACTGTGGGAAACCAAACCTGAAAGAAAGTTTGTATATTTGTGTCAGAgagactgtgcatgtgtgatggGGTGGAGCTCTCGAAATGTCGACGGATGTATTCATTAGATGGAAAATGCGAAGATAGGTTGTCATCACTGTCCTCTACGTGGGTTGGTCGAACTTCAGCACCTGGTATCTGAAAGTCACTCAAGCTGAAGGATAAGTGAAGGTGGTTCTGACAGAGGCCAAAGTGCTTGAGAACTTGTGAGACACCTGTGACCCTTTTTGGGCTGTGTCCCATTACAAATCCTAGTTCCATATGATGTGGATGTGTACATTGGACATGGTGATATTGGGACAGTGATAAGTACGTCTGTGCTACTGAAACAACTTTCcagttttaaaagatttaaaaaaaatggaacagCTCTAGAAGTGGCTGACTTCTTAGGAAGTGTGCTTACTTCACTAGCGGATTGAGACACACCCTGGATAGAGTGTCGACACAGGGCTGATTTGACAGGTGGAAAGTATGAGACTCGTTCAATTTCAGCGATGTGACTTGTCATGGTGCCCGAGCACTGACTATACCACAAATCAGCATCATACATTTATACCACATTTCAGTGGAAAATAAATGCGAGGAATTAAGCAACTGTGTCCAGAAACGGTAATTTTTCCATCTAGCTACAGCTTGTGATGAATGTAACGATGATGGTGAAACTTACAGTCAGTAAGGTAGATGGATTAGCACTCGGGAGAAACCGTTTACAGTGAAAGAACAGATAGATTTTCTTTTTGTCTTACTGAAATTTGTTGGTGCGTGTTTGCAGAACTGTAAATGTGTATGTCACAGACTTTTCCAAACCTGTGATGTACTGAGATTaatcatattaaataaatgagGCTGTTTGTGAAGTGATGGAACGACTGACGAAAAAGTGTTTTTTCAATACATTACTGTTACATCAGAATCTAAGCATGAAGGCTCAAAGCTGATAGATTTTAACTTCCAAAATGTTACTTTATCTTACTAATTTATTGCAAACTGACAGAAGAAATTGTTTGTTAATGCACAAAGGCCAGAGAAATAACATGAGAAGAACTTAAGAGAGACAAATAGAGTGTTCATACTTTTTTTCAATCCCAAAAACTACTTGGTAAAACTCACAAAAACTGTGGAGAAATGTCATATTTCACACAAATATTTAAGGTAACTGTAAAGCTAAAGACTTATTTTTTACTATTGTAGTACACATAAAGGATGATATGTGACTCAAATGATTAAAAAgcattatgaatataaaaatgtaatataattcacAGTAGTATTTGTTgcattaaaggcagggtaggtgatttggttcaaaaacattttttgttatgctaGTAAGTCCTTTCCACATCCTGACAGAAATCAAAGGTAAGTGGTCTAACTGTATTAACACTTGTGCTCATAAGTTTATACACCCCTTGCAGAatgtgcaaaatgttaataattgaaacaaaataagagggatcatgaaaattgcatgttatttttcctttagtactgtcctgaataagcCATGTCACATAACAGATATTTACATAcactccacaagacaaaataataactgactttATAAAACTGACCCCATTCAAAAGTGTACATACCCTTGAGTAAATGTAAACATCTGTTCTGTTATCTGTTATGCCTATTCAGgacaatactaaataaaatataacatgcagttttcatgatccctcttatttcatttcagttattaacattttgcacatTCTGGTGTGTAAACTTATGAGCACTACTGTGTATCCTCTGTGGAAGGCACAAGACCATAAAATGTCTGTCCAGTCATATCCCTCAGTCCTGCCTGTGCatgttcatgtgttttggaggaggcgtggctttggagagtgattcgcagggagggtgggatcttatgctttcaaagctagcTAATTGCAAGCCTCTCCAAAATCGTCTACCCtacttttaaatttaacaaattcccCAAAGGATTCTTAATGCAaaatttaaaaattgtaaaaatgtacagtttttagaAGCTGTCGGTGCTAATAGCCTTGTGGGCATTGCGGCAGCATTCAGCACCATTGCACTACAGGCGTCCTGTGTTTGATTCCCGAGTCAAAGATCTTTCTCGATCCCGcccccattctctctctctctctctctctctctctctctct belongs to Carassius gibelio isolate Cgi1373 ecotype wild population from Czech Republic chromosome B10, carGib1.2-hapl.c, whole genome shotgun sequence and includes:
- the rbm18 gene encoding probable RNA-binding protein 18, producing the protein MQSAAETVENASILSGGSGQDGHRLWIGNIDPKITEYHLVKLLEKFGKVKQFDFLFHKSGPLEGQPRGYCFVNFHTKEEAERAIQCLNGKLALSKKLVVRWAHAQKFEPFRGDKNVPASLEPSSSDAEELPSTLGVNAKIRAIEAKLQLMEENPDDYTGPSAYIYNKPSDKRDKRSQPYHKPFRRFRR